The Globicephala melas chromosome X, mGloMel1.2, whole genome shotgun sequence genome contains the following window.
AGGTCTGACCTTGAAAGATGCTTAAAATATAATTGAGTTCTTCCCATGGAAATGAAATATATCtattgactatttttttaaagaaaaaaaatgtattattttattcaacataacgTTGTTGGAATATGAGATGTGCCAAATACTGACACTTTGCAGAATGACTCAGATAAAACTTTGCCAGGAAAATTCCAATACCTGAGgcattttttcctaaattatcCTATTAATTACCTACTTCTTCCCCTTCCTTAGTTTTAGAGACACAATCCAAGCAGGCTGTATTTTCCCATCTGTGGTTCCTGAGCCATTTGAAAATCAAGAATAGTTGGATCcagagttaataataataataataataatctaacaAACAGTATAGCCTGGGCACTGACCAATCAGAACACAGGCTGGCACAGGCTTCTGCTCTGCTGTGAGTCCTACCCCCTCCTCTCTGCTTGCAAGAAGGGATGAAAGATGCCTCCTACTTCACCTCCCAGGAGAGAGACACTTTAATGAGACCCTTGCAATGGCGACATATATGTTCTCTGGAGCATTAGGGACACTCTAGACTGTTGTCTGGGAAATCTAAGTTGCAGGAGACAAGCTGACTAACTTCTCTGACAGCCGAGGAAGAGGGAGCTGACAAGTTTGGGACTGGCCAGCACTGCCAAAGTTTATTAGGGAAAAGAATGTATTTCTCATGGGGCAGGCACTGCCCCTCGCTAGAGGGAGCTACTGCGGAGGTCCTCTTATGTCCTGTTCCAGAGGAGCACCTGGAGGGATGAATACAACTCAGTGGAGGGAAGCTGTAGGAATTGCCAGATTCTCAGGGgctgaagaagaaataagaaactaACTGGAAAAGAGATGCATTCATCTTCATCAAGGGAACTACAGGGAGAGATCCAGAGCAATGAGAGCTATTCTTACCAACTACAAAAGTGCCTGTGAAAGAAAGAATCAATTCTTAAAACCTGTAGTCAGGCCCAGAAAGCACTAACGCAGTTTCATATAGTACCAATCAAGTAAGATCCTTCCTACTACCCTCTCCTCCCCCAATCCCTTGCACTCCAACTCTGGAGGACCAAGACCTCTACTTAGTGAACTAGGGGAGAAGAAGTAAAAGCAAATGTGGATAAGAAGTTGACCACAACGTTCTCCCCCAACTGCTAGTTTTCCACCAGCCACAGCTGGGGAAGTGGGGAAAGGCCTCGCTCTTTAGTCAGTTCCAAAGTTTGACCATCACATTGGACTGGACATTTTAATTACTGACCACAGGGCTTTCTATCATCTAGGAGTATAGGCAAAAGTCATGAGAGGGCCCCAATTTTCACCTgggacaaaataaaatgtaaaaagcaggagggaattccctggtggtccattagtgaagactccacactttcattgccaagggcatgggttcgaACCTcagtgggggaactaagatcccacgagccatgctgtgcggccaaaaaataaaaaagtgaaaatgaaaaaaaacagcaggaaacaaaaattaaattgttttacaATTACGTATCactctttgtcttcctctgaTGGACCAGTACAAAAAGCCACCTCTCTTAAGTGACATCCTCatggaggaaacaaaaataagaaagcagtTCATTACATAATAATTAGTGACAGCACCatgaagaaaaatagagcaggGTGAGGAGATATGGAGAGATATTTGGGAGGCGGGGTGCTGCTGTCCACAGAGTAGCAAGGAAGGCATCTGAACAGAACATGAGTGAGAAAGCCAGCGTATGAAGATCTGCGGGAAGATGGTCTGGCAGAAAAAACAGTAAGTGCAAACTGCGGAAGCAGGAATGAGCTTGGTGGTCCGAGGATCAAAGAAAAGCCTGTGTGGCTAGAATAGAGGGAATGAGGCAAGAATGGTAAGTCATGAGTTTAGGAAATCCACCAGCAGTCTAATTGTATGCTGTCATGAAGAAGGAATTGGCCCTGAAGTGCAATGCGAAACTATCTGAGGGCCGAGTTCCGCCCTCCAATGGTTACccttgttgctgtgtgcagaaaGGATGGTAGGCTGCCAAGAGAATGGAGACTAGTTGAGAGAACGGAGACTAGTGACCAGTGACTAAATTTGTCACGCAGCAACTTCCAAATCATCTAGCATATTTACTGAAAGGACATATTACTAAGCCCCATCCATTCCCCGaacctactgaaccagaatcttGGGGAAATAAGGTAAAGTCCGGTATTTTTAGCGGATTCTCCAAGAGATTCTCTCCTGCTGTCAGAATCAGGAATCGCTACCCTACATTACGCAGTGGCCATTTTATGAAAACCCACAAAAGAACTTTTGCTCAGTGTCTGGCTTAGGCTCTCTGAAATGTACATGTTTTGATCTTGCCTCTTTGCTTTAAACACATTTCATCCATCATTAACAACTGTGCAGCATTTtccagttcagtttttttttggttccaaCTTTAACTTGGGCTTGATTTTACTATTTATTCTACCTTCATTTCCCCTTTCCctgatacttatttttattttttataaatactgttttttggtatttatgcatccattttattgtttttaagaattaaacTGCCATTTCAGCAATCTTCAGAGTACTATAATGCACTGTACATACAGGTAATTTAGACTTGTGCCTATACCAGCTTCAAAGCCTTCTCTGATATACAGTGCAATtcacatcatttttttccttagagaaaGAAACATTAATTTTGTTATCTTTCTACCCACCACAGTCACTCAAACAATAACTGGATGAGTTCACACCTGATGCCACTTAAAATTTTTGTCTGCTACAACACATTCACCTGATCTGCTTTGCTGCATAACATATATTTCCTAAACctaactaaaaataaatcatttttaagtcTATCTCTTTTAACATGTGTGCATTTTATCATGATACTCATTTTTTTTGTCCAATATATTATTTAAGTGGTTTCATACTACATTCAACCGTAGTGAATTTCAATAAAAGCAGGAGAGCTCATCCAGCATAGACAGTTGAGAAGACTTtaatgaatttgactattttcttATTACAGGAAACAATCGTATTGTAtcttaagagaaatattttaacagCTCCTAAAGTCGGGCAGAAAAGGGAATCAAGTTTGGACCCGTCCAAGTACCTACAATAATACGATAGAAGCATTCACCACCACCATCTCACACTACCTCAGTCTGTACTTCTAATAGCAAAGCTTTCTCACTAGAAGTATTAGCACTGGACTCTCAAATTGCCAGGTGTGAAaatcacttacttttttttttaaagtgttaattaTTTTAGGCTGGTCAAGGTTAAAATGGCCTcatattatttctaatttcagcTCTAAGCTCAGAGATGTGTTTGCATCTGATCAACGAAAATGAGAATTTGTTTTGCTTATATCCAacagaataaaatgataaattagcAATAAGTTTGTCCTTTTCCAAAAAGAAATATGttctaaatttatatattataaactatATAATAAATCATATCCACATAATACACATTTCATATTTACATTATGCACCATTTAATGGAAGAAAAACTTCATGAGGGTTTATTCAAATGACGTATAATACACCAAGAATGTCAATTTATATGTATGAATTCTGTATAAAGTGTAAGCGGTCACCTTAGCAGAAACATAACAAGTCCctataattcaaaaattaattcTAAAGACACCTTATAACGTGATGAAATTCATACAACTTAGTCATATTCATTCatataatttacttttctcttctctaataCAAAGTCATCTGGTAGTCTTCATTTAACTTCATGCTAAAACGTTCCAAGTTTAGAATCTTTACCAATAAAATAAACAGGCAAGaaataatagtttttttaaatttcaggttaGAGGGAAAACATTTATCACACAGTAATAAAACCCAAGCAAATGGCGAGCTGGTGACTATATGAATGCCTATCATTAAGATATTATTCAAATTCCTCCATGGCACTTAAACTGTAGTTTAAAACCCAATAAACAAGAAACCATAAGAACAGGACCAAACTCTACTATGAAATGAGGCATTGTAATAAACTAAATATTTAGGGCtgaatagactttaagacaatgAACAGAGTAGCACACACTTCATCTAAATGACACCATTTAAACAGTGCTATAATATAATGTTACTTAAGACTAACCAGTGTGGTGCATCATGTGATTCCAAGCATTCTGAAAAAAAGTAGTAACAAGTAACAACATCCCCACCAGCTTGGAGCCTACAGAATCAATTACTTTGGCCATATCTTTCCAAATGATTTAGTAATGCCTTTTAACATTACAAACATAAATCTATCACAGTACTGGAATTCTGATGCATTTTGGTGCTTCTAGGGCTGCCTAAAAATGAGAAGGCATCCACGCGAAATTCATTATACAGTTATTAAACAATAGCACAAAATCTCAGTGcctaaaaatgtgaaataattctCTACCATTTAGCTGTCTGCCTTACACTATATTCTAGATTTTTACTTCCAGGATTTTTATTGCACTTTGGGAAATCAGAGGTaaaacatggttttaaaaaaacagtatgtcaaatcattacactgtacaccttaaatttatacagtgctatatgtcaattatatctcaataaaactggaaggaaaaaactgTGACTGTgcttaaattcaaataaaaatagcatttttacaACCATACTgaaatttaatccttttacacaGGTTAACAAAATATATCACAGAAAAaacctaaacaaaaacaaaacttttgcaAGTGGAGCAATGCAAATTTATTTCAGGAACTCAAATTATAAAAGGTCACCTCTGAGTCAATTTACCACACTAAAGGAACaaagttgttaaaatacagatatgCTCCACTGAGCCATTTATCCACTCTATAGTATAAAACTTGAAATAAATCCTAAAGCCAAcgtttaaaatcattttaagaatCAAGATCCTAAGTGTTTTGCTATCTCTGTAAGAGGTGCTCTTCCTTCCCAAAACACAGTTTAATTGAAAAGTTGACTATATTTAAGGTTTTTGTCCTCACCAGctcttcagttcaaaatactaTTATCAATGTGAATATGGTCTATATCTTGTCTGATCTGAGCAATGTGATCCAGAAAGTGGGGTTGGGGAAGGTGGACCCTGTGCTGGTGAAGGAGGTGAAAGTCCTTTCGACAGAGGTCACATACCAGGATTTGTTCCATCCCGTTGTATAAACGGAGGGCTCAGAATTTCTTGTTCTTCGGTGAACTGGGATAAAGAGTTAGGATTATGACGGTCAGAAGGGAATTCACTTACAGGTGGACCACCATTATGAGACAGAGGAGATTCCGGCAGAGAAGGATTTATATAGGGTGGCACCAGGGCAATAATACATCCAGGGGAAGAAGGTACTGGTGATGGATCAGAAGTCATGGGTGGAGGTGGCACTTGACTACAAACCAACTGAGGAGTACCTGAATCCTGGAGAGAATATGACATTGGATGGCTTACTGGTGGTGGAGTAGATGGGGGTAGTGCATGTGCCTCTGGAGGCATAATATAAGGGGGCAATACCACTGGCTGACTTTGATATTCAAGATGCTGGTGAGCCGGTGCTGGGGCAGGAGGTGATAGTTCTTTGGCACCAGAATTTGAGTCACCCTGAATAGGGGTGATTACTAAATTGCTGTTTTCCCTTGTTGAAATACTAACGACTTCCTGATGGAGCAAAGGAGGTGGGGTGGCGACAATTCTGCTGGAAGAGCATAAAGATCCTTGCGTGGCTGGTTACTGCGCTTGTGTGATACACACTGCACAGGAGATGGTGACATAATGCTGCGCAACTCTGGTGGAATATGGCTCATATGGTCCTGGTCTAGCAGCATTTCAGGGATTTCAGTTGTTGGTGAAGCAATACGagggtgaacttttttttttttttttttttgtggtacgcgggcctctcactgccgcggcctctcccgccgcggagcacaggcgccagacgcgcaggctcagcagccatggctcacaggcccagccgccccgcagcacgcgggatcctcccggaccggggcacgaacccgcgccccctgaatcggcaggcggactctcaaccactgcgccaccagggaagcccgagggtgaACTTTTTTAAGCGGAGCACAGTTAACAAGTTATTTAGCTCTCTTATGGTGGTAGTTGATACGAGCTTCTAACTCTCTTTGAGACAAATAAGTTTTCCTGCACTCTTGGCCAGCGCTACACATGAAGACAGAACCTCGTGTATGCTCCACAATTCGCAGCACAGGAATACTACAGCCTGGTCATATCTTACCTCCTTTTCTTTCATATAAATTAGCACAGTCATAACAAAAAAGCATACTTGCACGGAATTATACGCCCAtagattttaaaaggcaaatcacAAATTTGTCACAGAAATGAACTGGTAAATCAAACTTTTCACCTATGATGTTTATCTTAAAGTCCTCCCAAACGCATTtaggaaatgttttctttcttcccaatagCTCACCCCCTTTACAGTCATACCGCCCTCCTCCATTacattcaaattcttttccaccAGCAGGCGACCCATTCATAGTCCTTGGAATATGAGACACAGATTGCTTTTACTCACCTGCTTAGAAATGAGCTTTAAAGGAATTCGTCTTCGAACCTCAAGGCCACCGGATGATCCAGAGCTCTGAGCGCGTGGTGGCCCACAGTCAGCGTCAACAGGATTCGTGTTTGGCTATTCGGCTAGGAAGGAACCCGGGCGCGGAAATCAGAGTCCGCATGCGCGGTACGAGCTTGCCCGAGCTTGCCCGAGCTTGCCCGAGATTCCCCGAGCCCAGGAGGCGAGAGTTAGGTCAGATTAGATCAGATCCCAACCCCGTCTCTGTAGCTTTGACTTCCGAGgggtttcttctccttttccctacCCGACCTCACTACTCGGGTGAGGGAGTCAGACATAGTTTGGACAAGGGGGAAAGAGCTTCACTGTTGAGGTTGCTAAGGCTGCTCTTTATGTGCCATGAAAGTGACCTTTAACTGTGGAAAAAGAGACTGATGGGAATGGGGAAGGGGAGCGCAGCAGCCGCCAAAAGAATACGTTCCCAGCTTATTAGAGCGCTGCCTTCTGGGGCAGCTTTATTTTTATCCCACTGCATTTTTGTAACCTGCCTTAAATTGCtcaggtgcgtgtgtgtgtgtgtgtgtgtgtgtgtacatatatgtatgtagtcAGGCATACACACACCTCTAAGATTTCGTCATGATATAATGAATGTAAAATCAACTTTGGAGGAAGGGAGCACTGTATGTATCTTATCAAGGAAAAATCATGTAAAAAGTAGTGAACATGGTAATCTGACAGTGCTAGACATTTGCTGTTCATGCTTAGAGAATGATTTTGGGTATTTAAGCCAAATTTCCCCAGGTCTCACCTTCCCGCAAGTAGAAACTGGACCAGAAAAATAGCAACAAACGGTATTTACTTGGCTCCACCCCACCCATAATTGTGGCTCCTCTGCACCTGACGGCGGGGGGCGGTCTCTCCTGAATGTGTACACATTCACCCTTTTGGCTATGTTGACCGTCAAGTCTCCCCAGAAAACACTAAACAAGAAACACTGATCAAGGTTTTTTAGACTTACTGCAACATAGGAGAATACTACCTTAACAGAGTCTAAATAGTGTCTCAGAAGAGGGATGGCAGGATATtaggggctgggctgggtgaTTTTAGGGCAGGTCTTGCAAGGAGAATTACGCAGATTTTATAACATGACACCTAAAGACTGGCAGGCACAGGGAATTGAGAATATTGACATGAGTATTAATGGGAAATATGTTATTCTTGTTAAGtaaactctttttttaacatctttattggagtataattgctttacaatggtgtgttagtttctgctttataagaaagtgaatctgttatacatatacatatgttcccatatctcttccctcttgcatctccctccctcccaccctccctatcccacccctctaggtagtcacaaagcaccgagctgctctccctgtgctatgcagctgcttcccactagctatctattttacgtttggtagtgtatatatgtccatgccactctctcactttgtcccagcttacccttgcccctccccatatcctcaagtccatgctctagtaggtctgtgtctttattcccatcttacccctaggttcttcatgacctttttttttccccttagattccatatatatgcgttagcatacggtatttgtttttctctttctgacttacttcactctgtatgacagactctaggtccatccacagccataaaaagaaacgaaagtaAACTCTTTTGGTTGGCTCACAATGTTATCTTTCAGGAAAAAGTACTTCCTGCAACAAGTAGGTAAGTTTGCTTATTCCCAGAAGTTTTTAACATAACAGAAAACTATCCCCAGTTCAATTATCGTTTTACATGGTGACAGGGAACTATGTTGGTTTCCTTTTCCCTGGCTTGTTGGGGTGTTGCTTCTTGGCTACACCAATGGTGAAAATACAACAATGCCCAGATACCCACCAAAGGTACCAGTGCTCACTAATGCCCAAAGTTAGTGCTGCGCCAGCAAGGAAACAAGGAAACATTGAAGGTGCTGTGTAGTCTAAGAAGATAAATGGACTTCCTTGCCCTCTTTTCTTTCACTCTATTACATGGGCTACAAAGCACTTCAGATTAACACTTGCCAATGTGTTAAAGAGATTTTCCTGAAATTGCTGTTAGTTTTTACTTGCTCTTAATTATTACTCCCCTAGTAAGGACAGAGGCAGTGCTAGCTCATGGTAGCTAGTTTAAATTTGAATATACAATGCCACTCACCTCTGACACCCTCCCCTAGTTCTGGAAATGTTTCAGTATTCCAGCAATGCTGTCTTCTCTTAGGATTCATTCACTCCCAGGAG
Protein-coding sequences here:
- the CBLL2 gene encoding LOW QUALITY PROTEIN: E3 ubiquitin-protein ligase CBLL2 (The sequence of the model RefSeq protein was modified relative to this genomic sequence to represent the inferred CDS: inserted 1 base in 1 codon; deleted 3 bases in 2 codons; substituted 1 base at 1 genomic stop codon), whose amino-acid sequence is MAALILLEPLCPVYFQRTGSAWSLYFLATFGQRSSGSSGGLEVRRRIPLKLISKQVSKSNXVSHIPRTMNGSPAGGKEFECNGGGRYDCKGGELLGRKKTFPKCVWEDFKINIIGEKFDLPVHFCDKCDLPFKIYGRIIPCKYLFCYDCANLYERKGGKIXPGCSIPVLRIVEHTRGSVFMCSAGQECRKTYLSQRELEARINYHHKRAK